The proteins below are encoded in one region of Chlamydiales bacterium:
- the infA gene encoding translation initiation factor IF-1 — protein MAKEDTIKIDGTVKELLPNMTFRVLLQNGLEVYAHLCGKMRMRNIRVSVGDGVTVEMSPYDLTKARITYRK, from the coding sequence ATGGCTAAAGAAGATACAATAAAAATTGATGGTACTGTTAAAGAGCTACTTCCCAACATGACTTTTCGCGTATTATTGCAAAATGGCTTGGAAGTTTATGCCCATTTATGTGGGAAAATGCGAATGAGAAATATTCGTGTTTCTGTTGGAGATGGTGTCACTGTTGAGATGTCTCCTTACGACCTGACAAAGGCCAGGATTACTTACCGAAAATAA
- the tuf gene encoding elongation factor Tu, whose amino-acid sequence MAKEAFKRNKPHVNIGTIGHVDHGKTTLTAAITKVLAEETGSKYRDYASIDNTPEEKARGITINSTHVEYETAARHYAHVDCPGHADYVKNMITGAAQMDGAILVVAATDGAMPQTKEHILLAHQVGVPAIVVFLNKVDMVSEEDQELIELVEMELTELLEAKGYKNAPIIRGSALKALEGDPKYVESIKLLMKTVDEQIPTPTREIDKPFLMPIEDVFSISGRGTVATGRCEKGVIKINDKLQLVGLRPTKETVATGIEMFNKLLDEARAGDNVGILLRGVNKDDIERGMVLAAPGTCTPHTKFKGTVYVLTQQEGGRHKPFFSGYRPQFYFRTTDVTGTVTLPEGVEMVMPGDNVELIGELISPIAMEEGMRFAIREGGRTIGAGTVTKILQ is encoded by the coding sequence ATGGCAAAAGAAGCGTTTAAGAGGAACAAACCTCACGTAAATATTGGAACGATTGGGCACGTAGACCACGGTAAAACCACTCTTACTGCTGCAATTACTAAAGTTCTTGCTGAAGAGACCGGTTCGAAGTATAGAGATTATGCCTCGATTGACAACACACCAGAAGAAAAAGCTCGTGGTATCACGATCAACTCAACACACGTAGAATACGAAACAGCTGCTCGCCACTATGCGCACGTAGACTGTCCAGGACACGCCGACTATGTTAAAAACATGATTACAGGTGCTGCACAAATGGATGGTGCGATTCTTGTAGTGGCTGCAACGGATGGTGCGATGCCTCAAACAAAAGAACACATCTTGCTTGCTCACCAAGTAGGTGTTCCTGCTATCGTTGTATTCCTCAACAAAGTAGATATGGTTAGTGAAGAAGATCAAGAGCTTATTGAACTTGTTGAAATGGAACTTACAGAGCTGTTAGAAGCCAAAGGTTACAAAAACGCTCCAATTATCAGAGGATCTGCTCTTAAAGCTCTAGAAGGTGACCCAAAATACGTAGAGTCCATTAAGTTGTTAATGAAAACAGTTGATGAGCAAATCCCAACACCAACAAGAGAAATTGACAAGCCTTTCCTTATGCCAATCGAAGACGTGTTCTCCATTTCTGGAAGAGGAACCGTTGCAACAGGTCGTTGTGAAAAAGGTGTCATTAAGATTAACGATAAATTGCAATTAGTAGGACTTCGTCCAACAAAAGAAACTGTTGCAACAGGCATAGAGATGTTCAATAAACTATTGGACGAAGCTCGTGCTGGTGATAATGTTGGTATCCTTCTTCGCGGTGTTAACAAAGATGATATCGAAAGAGGAATGGTTCTTGCGGCACCTGGTACATGTACGCCTCATACGAAGTTTAAAGGTACAGTTTATGTGCTGACCCAACAAGAGGGTGGCCGTCATAAGCCGTTCTTTAGTGGATATCGTCCACAATTCTATTTCCGCACAACGGATGTAACTGGAACAGTTACTCTTCCAGAGGGCGTAGAAATGGTGATGCCAGGCGATAACGTTGAGCTTATTGGCGAACTGATTAGCCCAATTGCTATGGAAGAAGGTATGCGCTTTGCTATCCGTGAGGGTGGTCGCACTATCGGTGCTGGAACCGTTACTAAGATCTTGCAATAA